The DNA segment ACGGTGAGTACTCCATTTCTATCCAGCCTGAAGCGGCAATCAAGGACCCCTTCCACAATGGGCTGCAGCCCGCTTTTCATATTCAAGCGTGCGAGGTCCCTAGCTTTGAAGGACCCGCCCTCGGCCTTGACTTCCATGAATCTTACATAGTGAAGATTATCATTTTCAAAAATAGATCTGTTCTTTTGTCCGTTCACAGAAAGTGTAATTGTTTTGGGGTCAGAAGAATAACCACTTGTCTTCCTGGCTTTGAATGGCCATTTTGCCGAGGGGAATACTACCCATCCATTTGTTGTTTGGCCCGTGAGATCTTCAACCAACTTCTCTTCATCCAGATCCGAAACTTCAATAGTGGTAGGATTCAAATCATTGTTGTTTACATCCCCTGAAGAGATCGAAAAAATTGAAGTGGGTACGGCGTAAGCGACCAGGAGTTCCTCGCTTTCATTGTACTGTTCCAAGGTTCCGGGCGGTTCCGGCTGGTGGACGGATCCTTGCCATCGCTCGCCCTGAAAATCCTGGTGGACCCAGAGACCTTCAAAGGAATCGGCAAACTCATCGGCCGAAACGGGCATACCAAGACCTGTATGGAGGATCCTTTTTTCGAGGTAGGAGAGGACCATGGTCGCGCGGTCCTTGGCAATAGTGATCTCGTTGGCCTGCTCGAAGTGCTTGATGTAGGTATAACCGAGCATCAGAACGCTGCCCGCCACTATCGCCATGATGAGGATGGCGACGAGGATCTCTGCGAAGGTGAAGCCTCTCAGTTTTCTAAAAAACGGAACGTTTCTCACTGCCATGTCTTATTCCCCTTTTAGAGATAAGGATCATTCCGGTTTGGGGTCGGCGACAAACCGCTCCAGGGTGACTTCCCTGCTCCCCAGCGCCCCGTTCCACCGGACATGGAGGGTGATCTCTTTTCCGCCTGTTCCGACCGCATCGTTTACTGTCCAGGTGAGTATAAATTTGCTGTTGTCGGGTTTTTCCAGGCCATCCTCTATTTCATCGTAATCGGCTTCCAGGACCTCCAATTTTTCTACGGCCAGGTCCACGGCCTTCTCCTTGTCGATGGTGTGGCCCATCAGCATCGTCGTGGATACGACTACGCCCGCCAGAGCCAGGAGCGCGATGGCGAGGACGACCATGGCGATGAGGGCCTCGACGAGGGAAAATCCCTTCCTTTGTTTACCAGGTCGAAAAGATGCCGTGTTTTTCATAAGATAATTGTAATACTTTTAAGATTTTTCCGCCATGGGCAATCAGGCAAGGTCTCCGGGAATAAAAAAGGGAGTCCGACAAGGTCGGACTCCCTTCTGCAAATCCAAAATCGAGGTACAGGTTACTTGAGTTCCACGTCGGCGCCGGCTTCTTCGATCTTTTTCTTGATCTCCTCGGCCTCTTCCTTGGAGACGCCTTCCTTTACGGGCTTGGGGGCGCCGTCGACGAGGTCCTTGGCCTCCTTGAGGCCAAGGCCGGTCAGTTCGCGCACGACCTTGATGGTCGCAATCTTGTTCGTGCCGGTGTTCTTGAGGATGACATCGAACTCGGTCTTCTCTTCCTCCACGGGGGCGGCGCCGCCGGGCATCGCGCCCATCATGGGCATGGCCATGGCCGGGGCGGCGGCGGATACGCCAAACTTGTCCTCGAGTTCCTTAACCAGTTCGGATAGTTCGAGGACGGTCATTCCCTCGATGGCGGTGAGGATATCTTCCTTGGAAAGGCCCTTGGCCGCGGCCTTCTTC comes from the Thermovirga sp. genome and includes:
- a CDS encoding prepilin-type N-terminal cleavage/methylation domain-containing protein; the protein is MKNTASFRPGKQRKGFSLVEALIAMVVLAIALLALAGVVVSTTMLMGHTIDKEKAVDLAVEKLEVLEADYDEIEDGLEKPDNSKFILTWTVNDAVGTGGKEITLHVRWNGALGSREVTLERFVADPKPE
- a CDS encoding type II secretion system protein produces the protein MAVRNVPFFRKLRGFTFAEILVAILIMAIVAGSVLMLGYTYIKHFEQANEITIAKDRATMVLSYLEKRILHTGLGMPVSADEFADSFEGLWVHQDFQGERWQGSVHQPEPPGTLEQYNESEELLVAYAVPTSIFSISSGDVNNNDLNPTTIEVSDLDEEKLVEDLTGQTTNGWVVFPSAKWPFKARKTSGYSSDPKTITLSVNGQKNRSIFENDNLHYVRFMEVKAEGGSFKARDLARLNMKSGLQPIVEGVLDCRFRLDRNGVLTV
- the rplL gene encoding 50S ribosomal protein L7/L12 gives rise to the protein MTAAKKAAEGEEVVTEATEVKEEKEEKKPAKKAAAKGLSKEDILTAIEGMTVLELSELVKELEDKFGVSAAAPAMAMPMMGAMPGGAAPVEEEKTEFDVILKNTGTNKIATIKVVRELTGLGLKEAKDLVDGAPKPVKEGVSKEEAEEIKKKIEEAGADVELK